The following are encoded in a window of Chitinophagaceae bacterium genomic DNA:
- a CDS encoding CDP-alcohol phosphatidyltransferase family protein, with protein sequence MKQIPNLFTLLNLVFGCLAIVAILQNGIVIQYAEDGSQLIDIPEKIWMASLFIGLAAVVDFLDGFVARLFKAASEMGKQLDSLADVVSFCVAPSLILYQFLRMSMAREEDGLNASVIWLVPAFILAAAGAWRLAKFNIDDSQSYGFKGVPTPAVGLVVASLPLIYWNDHTQPVVDILFNKWILYVVIIVLSWLMVSNLPIMALKFKDYGIKTNLPKIILLVVAILSAFIFHWLAVPVVFIVYIILSLFFKQTSS encoded by the coding sequence ATGAAGCAAATCCCAAACTTATTTACTTTACTTAACCTCGTATTCGGCTGCCTTGCCATTGTAGCGATCCTGCAGAACGGGATCGTTATACAATATGCAGAAGATGGAAGCCAGTTGATCGACATACCCGAAAAAATATGGATGGCATCCTTGTTCATCGGGCTTGCCGCGGTGGTGGATTTCCTGGACGGATTTGTTGCCCGCCTGTTCAAAGCAGCCTCGGAAATGGGAAAGCAGCTGGACTCACTGGCTGATGTAGTTAGTTTCTGTGTGGCTCCTTCCCTGATCCTGTACCAGTTCCTGCGGATGAGTATGGCACGTGAAGAGGATGGATTGAATGCTTCCGTCATCTGGCTGGTTCCGGCATTCATACTGGCAGCTGCCGGTGCGTGGCGACTGGCAAAATTCAACATCGATGATTCACAGTCTTACGGCTTTAAAGGGGTACCCACTCCGGCAGTAGGGCTGGTAGTTGCTTCCTTGCCGCTTATTTACTGGAATGATCATACACAACCGGTGGTAGATATACTCTTTAATAAATGGATCCTGTATGTCGTGATCATTGTATTAAGCTGGCTTATGGTGAGTAACCTGCCCATCATGGCGCTGAAGTTTAAGGATTATGGGATCAAAACGAATCTTCCCAAGATCATCTTACTGGTTGTAGCCATCCTGTCAGCATTTATTTTCCATTGGCTGGCCGTGCCGGTCGTATTTATCGTTTACATTATTTTATCTTTGTTTTTTAAACAAACCTCCTCATGA